A genomic stretch from Candidatus Thiothrix anitrata includes:
- a CDS encoding ArsJ-associated glyceraldehyde-3-phosphate dehydrogenase: protein MANIGINGFGRMGRLGIRVAWGNPAFSFTQVNELAGNAATSAHLLKFDSVQGIWQPECSADDSTMRIDGTRVAYTSNKAIEDTDWSGCDIVLECTGKFRKVEQLQAYFDQGVKKVIVAAPVEGALNIVYGVNDDQYKPEEHHLLTAASCTTNCLAPVVKVMHEKVGIKHGCMTTLHNITNTQTIIDKGHKDLRRARACGESMIPTTTGSAKAITKIFPELQGKLNGHAVRIPLLNASLTDFVFEAAREVTVEELNGYFKEASETYLKGILGYEERPLVSVDYKGDPRSSIIDAPSTMVIDGTQVKIYAWYDNEWGYMNRMMELTAKVAASL from the coding sequence ATGGCAAACATCGGCATCAATGGCTTCGGACGCATGGGGCGGCTGGGTATTCGCGTTGCTTGGGGCAACCCGGCATTCAGTTTCACCCAAGTCAATGAACTCGCAGGTAATGCCGCGACTTCCGCGCATTTGCTGAAATTCGATTCGGTGCAGGGTATCTGGCAGCCAGAATGTAGTGCCGATGACAGCACTATGCGCATTGACGGTACGCGAGTTGCTTACACCTCGAACAAAGCGATTGAGGATACCGATTGGTCAGGCTGCGACATTGTGCTGGAATGCACTGGCAAGTTCCGCAAGGTGGAGCAGTTACAGGCGTATTTCGATCAAGGTGTGAAAAAAGTCATCGTAGCAGCACCTGTCGAAGGCGCGTTGAACATTGTTTACGGCGTGAATGATGACCAGTATAAGCCGGAAGAACATCATCTGCTGACGGCTGCATCCTGTACTACCAATTGCCTTGCGCCTGTGGTCAAGGTGATGCACGAAAAGGTTGGTATTAAACACGGCTGCATGACCACGCTGCACAATATCACCAACACCCAGACGATTATTGACAAAGGCCACAAGGATTTACGCCGCGCACGGGCGTGTGGCGAGTCGATGATTCCGACCACGACAGGTTCTGCTAAAGCGATCACTAAAATCTTCCCGGAACTGCAAGGCAAGCTCAACGGTCATGCGGTGCGGATTCCATTGCTGAATGCGTCTCTCACCGACTTTGTGTTTGAAGCTGCGCGTGAAGTGACGGTGGAGGAGCTGAACGGGTATTTCAAGGAAGCCTCTGAAACTTACCTGAAGGGTATTTTAGGCTACGAAGAACGCCCCTTGGTGTCAGTAGATTACAAAGGCGACCCGCGTTCCTCCATTATTGACGCGCCATCCACGATGGTGATTGATGGTACTCAGGTGAAAATCTATGCTTGGTATGACAATGAATGGGGTTATATGAACCGCATGATGGAACTGACGGCAAAAGTGGCGGCAAGCCTCTAA
- the mqo gene encoding malate dehydrogenase (quinone) yields the protein MRTKNVDVLLVGAGAMSATLGMLLKQLDPALTISMVERLDDVAQESTSGWNNAGTGHAAYCELNYTPQNPDGSINASKAFAINEAFEQTLQFWTHLVRIKALPEPHFFINPTPHMSFVWGEANVAYLRKRFEALRDHPMFEGMEYSEDPAVLKGWIPLVMQGRDPAQPVAGTRIKHGSDVNFAALSRSMVGSLQQTQGFELLLNHSVHALKKDRAGHWAVTCHDAKTGSNTVFHASFVFLGAGGAALPLLQKTQIAESQGYGGFPVSGQWLVCKKPEVVKQHLAKVYGKASIGAPPMSVPHLDTRVIDGENALLFGPFAGFTTKFLKQGSFFDLFASIRFNNLWPMMKVGLSSMDLIRYLITEVLQTRHSRMKALREYFPEAVETDWELAVAGQRVQIIKKDPKLGGKLEFGTEVVAAADGSVAALLGASPGASVTVPAMLQVLEKCFPQRMASEEWRSTLKTMIPSYGESLIANAELLRQVRAETLSVLRLNTL from the coding sequence ATGCGGACTAAAAACGTTGATGTATTGCTGGTTGGTGCTGGGGCAATGAGCGCGACATTAGGTATGTTGCTCAAGCAATTAGACCCTGCGTTGACGATTAGCATGGTGGAACGTTTGGATGACGTTGCGCAAGAAAGCACCAGTGGTTGGAATAATGCCGGTACTGGGCACGCCGCTTATTGCGAATTAAATTACACCCCACAAAATCCCGATGGCAGCATCAACGCCAGTAAAGCTTTTGCTATCAATGAAGCGTTTGAGCAAACCTTGCAGTTTTGGACGCACTTGGTGCGTATCAAGGCGTTGCCTGAGCCACATTTTTTCATTAACCCTACGCCCCACATGAGTTTTGTTTGGGGTGAGGCGAATGTTGCGTATTTGCGCAAACGTTTTGAAGCATTGCGCGATCATCCCATGTTTGAGGGTATGGAATACAGCGAAGACCCTGCGGTGTTAAAGGGCTGGATTCCGCTGGTGATGCAGGGGCGTGATCCTGCGCAGCCGGTGGCAGGTACACGGATTAAACACGGTTCGGATGTTAACTTTGCCGCTTTAAGCCGTAGCATGGTAGGGAGTTTGCAACAAACTCAAGGTTTTGAATTGCTGTTAAACCACTCCGTTCACGCTTTGAAAAAAGACCGTGCAGGACACTGGGCGGTGACGTGTCACGATGCTAAAACCGGCAGCAACACCGTATTCCACGCCAGTTTTGTGTTCTTGGGGGCGGGTGGTGCGGCGTTGCCATTACTGCAAAAAACCCAAATTGCAGAAAGCCAAGGTTACGGTGGTTTTCCGGTCAGTGGTCAATGGCTGGTTTGCAAAAAGCCCGAAGTGGTCAAACAACACTTGGCAAAAGTTTATGGGAAAGCTTCGATTGGTGCGCCGCCGATGTCCGTACCGCATTTGGATACCCGTGTGATTGACGGTGAAAATGCACTGTTATTCGGGCCATTTGCCGGTTTTACTACCAAGTTCTTGAAGCAAGGTTCGTTCTTTGATCTGTTTGCCTCAATTCGCTTTAATAACTTGTGGCCGATGATGAAAGTGGGTTTGAGCAGCATGGATTTAATCCGCTACCTGATTACGGAGGTGCTGCAAACCCGTCATTCGCGCATGAAAGCGTTGCGTGAGTATTTTCCCGAAGCGGTCGAAACCGATTGGGAGCTGGCTGTCGCTGGGCAGCGCGTTCAAATCATTAAAAAAGACCCTAAGCTTGGCGGCAAGCTGGAGTTCGGTACGGAAGTCGTGGCAGCGGCGGATGGTTCCGTAGCGGCATTGCTGGGGGCATCACCGGGCGCATCAGTGACGGTTCCGGCAATGTTACAAGTATTGGAGAAGTGTTTCCCGCAGCGTATGGCCTCTGAGGAATGGCGTAGCACCTTGAAAACCATGATTCCCTCTTATGGTGAATCCTTAATTGCCAATGCTGAGTTGTTGCGGCAGGTGCGTGCGGAAACACTTTCTGTATTGCGACTGAATACCCTTTAA
- the arsJ gene encoding organoarsenical effux MFS transporter ArsJ, producing MSLGLRNYLTVTGGYWAFTLTDGAIRMLVVLYFHQLGYSPFQVAMLFLFYELFGVITNLVGGWLAARMGLNVTMHVGMVMQIVALGMLVPTYLLSVPYVMAAQALSGVAKDLNKMSAKASVKTLVPKDANNRLFRWVAVLTGSKNALKGAGFFLGAALLQLVGFQDALLILAGGLFAVTLVTLTLLPEEIGKSKAKPKFSQVFANSAPINWLSAARFFLFGARDVWFVVAVPVFMSGVLGWSYVQVGTFMATWVIGYGIVQASAPVLLGLKAHAPDAGAVQFWALVLLLIPAGIALALGQGWDAGTVLVAGLLAFGVVFAINSALHSYLILAYADHDKVALKVGFYYMANAGGRLVGTILSGWSYQQYGLEGCLWISAGFILVALLLSLRLPIGTEHAT from the coding sequence ATGTCGCTGGGTCTGCGTAATTACCTTACTGTTACTGGCGGTTACTGGGCGTTTACCCTGACCGATGGTGCGATCCGTATGCTGGTGGTGTTGTATTTCCACCAGTTGGGTTATTCGCCGTTTCAAGTAGCGATGCTGTTCTTATTCTATGAATTATTCGGTGTTATCACTAATTTGGTGGGCGGTTGGCTGGCGGCGCGGATGGGGCTGAATGTCACCATGCATGTCGGGATGGTAATGCAAATCGTAGCGTTGGGTATGCTTGTTCCTACTTACCTGCTTTCTGTGCCTTATGTGATGGCGGCACAAGCATTATCGGGTGTTGCTAAAGACTTAAACAAAATGTCAGCGAAAGCGAGCGTGAAAACCCTCGTGCCCAAAGATGCGAATAACCGCTTGTTCCGTTGGGTCGCTGTCCTGACCGGCTCAAAAAATGCGCTGAAAGGTGCGGGTTTTTTCCTTGGTGCTGCCTTGTTACAGCTTGTCGGTTTTCAAGATGCCCTGTTGATACTCGCGGGTGGTTTGTTTGCTGTGACCTTAGTGACACTGACGTTATTACCAGAGGAAATCGGCAAGTCCAAAGCCAAACCGAAGTTTTCCCAAGTGTTTGCTAATAGTGCGCCGATTAACTGGCTGTCAGCCGCACGGTTTTTCTTGTTTGGGGCGCGGGATGTGTGGTTTGTGGTGGCAGTACCGGTATTCATGTCCGGGGTGTTGGGCTGGAGTTACGTGCAAGTTGGTACGTTTATGGCAACTTGGGTGATTGGTTACGGTATTGTGCAAGCCAGTGCGCCGGTTTTGCTGGGGTTAAAGGCCCATGCGCCAGATGCGGGTGCGGTGCAATTTTGGGCATTGGTACTGTTGTTGATTCCGGCGGGTATTGCTTTGGCACTAGGGCAGGGTTGGGATGCCGGAACTGTGCTGGTCGCGGGGTTGCTGGCATTCGGGGTAGTGTTTGCAATCAATTCCGCGCTGCATTCTTACCTGATTCTGGCCTATGCTGATCATGACAAGGTGGCTTTGAAAGTTGGGTTTTATTACATGGCAAATGCCGGAGGGAGACTGGTGGGAACGATACTGTCTGGCTGGTCGTATCAACAATACGGGCTGGAAGGCTGTTTGTGGATCTCTGCCGGGTTTATACTGGTGGCTTTGTTGTTATCACTGCGTTTACCCATCGGAACGGAACATGCTACTTGA
- a CDS encoding metalloregulator ArsR/SmtB family transcription factor — protein MLLEDLTKALSDQTRLRILMLLVNGEERCVCELTQALSLAQPKISRHLAVLRESGLLQDRKAGLWVHYRLMADLPAWVAQVLAGLQAGADAEALFREDRASLSCAQPLGMVGCG, from the coding sequence ATGCTACTTGAAGATTTAACCAAAGCCCTGTCTGATCAGACGCGTTTACGTATCTTGATGTTGTTGGTGAACGGGGAAGAACGTTGCGTCTGCGAACTGACGCAAGCGTTGAGTTTGGCGCAACCAAAAATTTCCCGGCATTTGGCCGTATTGCGTGAAAGCGGTTTGCTGCAAGACCGTAAGGCAGGGTTATGGGTTCATTACCGTTTGATGGCTGATTTGCCAGCTTGGGTTGCTCAGGTGTTAGCAGGTTTGCAAGCGGGGGCTGATGCGGAAGCATTGTTCAGGGAAGATAGGGCGAGTTTGTCCTGTGCCCAGCCATTGGGGATGGTTGGGTGTGGGTGA
- the pgl gene encoding 6-phosphogluconolactonase has protein sequence MLPRDTRVLADAQAVAEQARALISAVAAQAIAERGVFRIVLAGGTTPQQAYALLAMTAQDWARWQVFWGDERCVPVADPQRNSQWRWSGAQHFPIPAELGAQIAATQYAQTVAQYLPFDLVLLGMGEDGHTASLFPGADFAQGLSVAIYHAPKPPAERVSLTIEALQACRQQLVLVTGAGKAQAVAAWRAGAMLPIAAAVGADAWVLLDQVAAC, from the coding sequence ATGTTACCTCGTGACACCCGCGTATTGGCGGATGCACAAGCCGTGGCGGAGCAAGCGCGTGCCTTGATCAGTGCGGTGGCGGCGCAAGCAATTGCCGAGCGTGGGGTGTTTCGGATTGTGTTAGCTGGTGGTACAACACCGCAACAAGCTTACGCACTGTTGGCAATGACCGCGCAGGACTGGGCGCGTTGGCAGGTGTTTTGGGGAGATGAACGCTGTGTGCCAGTAGCTGATCCGCAACGTAATTCGCAATGGCGATGGTCGGGCGCACAACATTTCCCAATTCCCGCCGAGTTGGGGGCGCAAATTGCCGCCACACAATACGCGCAAACCGTAGCGCAGTATCTGCCATTTGATCTGGTGTTATTGGGCATGGGCGAGGACGGGCATACCGCAAGTTTGTTCCCCGGTGCTGATTTTGCGCAAGGCTTGAGCGTTGCGATTTATCACGCGCCGAAACCACCCGCTGAACGTGTCAGTTTAACCATTGAGGCATTGCAAGCGTGCCGCCAGCAATTGGTGTTAGTGACTGGCGCGGGTAAAGCGCAGGCGGTGGCGGCGTGGCGTGCCGGGGCGATGTTGCCGATTGCCGCCGCTGTGGGTGCTGATGCTTGGGTGTTATTGGATCAGGTCGCAGCTTGTTGA
- a CDS encoding DUF11 domain-containing protein gives MRNKAIVGLLILLFFAAVSSSSRVYADGYQSFSMSGSAASVAPGSTLTYTLSGACTAITGGCGTLTITGPNNSLLYNPVCTAPPGYTVNSCSTGNISISKSPFNGGDTYQINITGQAGNPLSPPPDGTTITNLFTSTISSGPDGVPHTLTASKTVTTNNGLTPPPVNGVWFSNIAVTGGTCHNQDETVLLDVEICSSKKTGNSDLQNATMQVTLPSGFDSVVDADGGSISGNTITWNLGILNLNTLYSGQASDTEQCVTRSIEISFPSGAYTDPKNTVSFGIDSSGTTNGSAWSESDIATAWLIPDCSTLSSGSPYADLAVMNISKGVSGSPTGNQFDYIFTLTHSQSSSGALSGAPIVNPVIVDLLPTGITFAGWVQESTPNGNPGANLEVIDNYEGSGRQLLRFTWGQTPPLGAFSYVNSPPGSNPFHWEFDDGMGSLIEVIKVNIGATVPPGSLSNTVYASMRDDFDCPGGFATGVPSILADQFSVGACDDRISTPTVPASYALAGKKYVKGAPSLLNIDDPNSTPAVADTECEGYPSSYTAHPCVAQTVNNGDFTYLLEFTNAGNANLDEYILYDELPRVGDIGVSPSGRSIPRLSEWQPTLTGAVTFDSANDYNNIPILPNTSFSIEYTTAATPCNELNSPGNPSSGCDATYSTLPADPSTVTGFRIYGWRDGNKFLPGHTYRFKVPMKAPLNAPVTPDPANGGDFHPAWNSFAHTADRQTTSAATHTYLTPAEPNKVGIIVKPGQDLVVNKTNDTNDSFVLSSGSFNWSINMTSIGGDDVTFAANQTILRDVLPTGVVYGTPSVIVNAGVTGIVNCSIASNVLTCIAAGGDVTMDGTIGNMDVVFSVTPSVEGSLVNPTGGLCRIDPDSNVSELNENNNDCSDTVVVSSTAAVTLVPLQVVKTLTGSAAPLDWEFTLSLAGSSPADCLTHVAPSLIVTAPAAGGNATTWQVPTNIGASACSYTITETAQAGYSLVTPAANMTNISVDGSGATVNVSNEQDCAITTANVVTACLDSGTTDPLDDVFTVTTNPLGNNLSGSYSVSGDITAAGVAYGSAQRVPDNSTTFPISNGNLTITLQDSASASCQLSNITISAPATCSGSTAVQPDLELSKEAYTISGTPVSGSLASGDRVVYRLVVKNLGTGSATGVVVSDPLPNELSYISDDASGSHDGSTAGGVVTWSIPTINPGETVTINLTVKIN, from the coding sequence ATGCGTAATAAAGCTATAGTTGGTTTGCTGATACTCCTATTTTTTGCGGCGGTAAGCTCGTCAAGTCGGGTATATGCCGACGGTTATCAAAGTTTCTCCATGTCAGGTTCTGCGGCATCCGTTGCCCCAGGGAGTACCTTGACATATACCTTGAGCGGTGCCTGCACTGCAATTACGGGTGGTTGTGGAACACTCACGATTACTGGACCGAATAACTCATTGTTATATAACCCTGTATGTACTGCACCGCCTGGATATACGGTGAACTCATGCAGCACCGGGAATATCAGTATTTCAAAGTCACCCTTTAACGGTGGAGATACTTACCAGATAAACATTACCGGACAGGCTGGCAACCCATTGTCGCCCCCACCTGATGGTACAACAATCACTAATCTTTTTACGTCTACCATATCTAGTGGGCCGGATGGTGTGCCACATACCTTAACTGCAAGTAAAACCGTTACAACTAACAATGGTTTGACCCCACCTCCAGTCAATGGCGTATGGTTTAGCAATATTGCGGTGACGGGGGGGACTTGTCATAACCAAGATGAGACTGTTTTGCTTGATGTTGAAATCTGTTCCTCAAAGAAAACCGGTAACAGCGATCTACAAAATGCGACGATGCAAGTTACCCTGCCTTCAGGGTTTGATAGTGTCGTTGATGCTGATGGAGGTAGCATATCGGGCAATACAATTACTTGGAATTTGGGGATTCTTAATCTAAATACTTTGTACAGTGGACAGGCAAGTGATACAGAACAATGTGTCACTCGCAGTATCGAAATCAGTTTCCCCAGTGGGGCATATACTGATCCGAAAAACACAGTTTCGTTTGGGATAGATTCAAGCGGTACAACCAATGGTTCTGCATGGTCTGAGTCTGATATTGCAACAGCTTGGTTGATACCAGATTGCTCAACTCTTTCAAGTGGTAGCCCCTACGCAGATTTGGCAGTTATGAACATTTCTAAGGGTGTTTCCGGTTCTCCAACGGGAAATCAATTTGATTACATATTTACGCTGACACATAGTCAAAGTTCATCTGGGGCTTTATCCGGTGCGCCCATTGTCAATCCCGTAATTGTGGATTTGTTGCCTACGGGCATAACTTTTGCGGGTTGGGTTCAAGAGAGTACACCGAATGGAAATCCCGGTGCTAATTTGGAGGTGATTGATAACTACGAAGGTTCAGGTCGTCAGCTATTACGGTTTACTTGGGGGCAAACACCGCCATTAGGCGCGTTCAGTTATGTCAATTCTCCGCCAGGATCCAACCCGTTTCATTGGGAGTTTGATGACGGCATGGGTTCGTTAATTGAAGTAATTAAAGTAAACATTGGGGCAACGGTTCCACCTGGTAGCTTGTCCAATACTGTTTATGCGTCTATGCGTGATGACTTTGACTGTCCGGGTGGTTTTGCGACAGGAGTTCCTTCGATCTTGGCGGATCAGTTTAGTGTTGGCGCGTGTGATGACCGTATTTCTACTCCTACCGTTCCGGCGAGCTATGCGTTAGCGGGTAAAAAATATGTCAAGGGCGCACCGAGTTTGTTGAATATTGATGACCCAAACTCAACGCCAGCAGTTGCTGATACAGAATGTGAAGGTTATCCATCTAGCTATACGGCTCACCCTTGCGTTGCCCAAACTGTAAATAATGGTGATTTCACCTATCTGCTTGAGTTTACTAATGCAGGAAACGCCAATCTGGATGAATATATTTTGTATGATGAGCTACCTAGAGTCGGTGATATAGGCGTGAGTCCTTCAGGTAGATCAATACCAAGACTTTCAGAATGGCAGCCGACTTTAACTGGCGCGGTTACTTTTGATAGTGCTAATGATTATAACAATATTCCAATCTTGCCAAATACCAGCTTTAGCATTGAATATACAACCGCTGCGACCCCCTGTAATGAATTAAATAGTCCGGGGAATCCTTCATCTGGCTGTGATGCAACATATAGCACCTTACCGGCTGATCCATCAACAGTAACTGGTTTCCGCATTTATGGTTGGAGAGATGGTAACAAATTCCTACCCGGTCATACCTACCGATTTAAAGTTCCAATGAAAGCTCCGCTGAATGCCCCCGTTACGCCAGACCCAGCAAATGGTGGTGACTTTCACCCTGCATGGAATAGCTTTGCCCACACTGCTGACCGGCAAACAACATCAGCAGCTACACACACCTATCTGACCCCGGCTGAGCCTAATAAAGTAGGTATTATTGTAAAACCCGGTCAGGACTTGGTGGTAAATAAAACCAATGATACTAATGATTCCTTCGTGTTAAGCAGCGGTAGCTTTAACTGGAGTATCAATATGACCTCTATTGGAGGTGACGATGTTACCTTTGCCGCAAATCAAACAATATTACGGGATGTTTTACCTACGGGAGTTGTTTACGGTACTCCGTCGGTCATTGTTAATGCTGGTGTTACCGGTATTGTTAATTGTTCTATTGCAAGTAATGTCCTGACTTGTATTGCTGCTGGTGGTGATGTAACGATGGATGGCACAATCGGAAATATGGACGTTGTTTTCAGTGTTACGCCAAGTGTCGAAGGAAGTCTCGTAAATCCGACAGGAGGTCTGTGCCGTATTGATCCAGACAGCAATGTTAGTGAATTGAATGAAAACAACAATGATTGTTCCGATACGGTGGTAGTGAGTTCAACTGCGGCGGTTACACTTGTACCACTTCAGGTTGTTAAAACCCTGACGGGCAGTGCGGCTCCGCTGGATTGGGAGTTCACTTTGTCATTGGCGGGTAGTAGCCCGGCAGATTGCTTAACCCATGTTGCTCCTAGTTTAATTGTTACTGCCCCAGCTGCTGGTGGAAATGCTACCACATGGCAAGTGCCTACCAATATCGGTGCTTCCGCATGTAGCTACACTATTACCGAAACTGCCCAAGCTGGGTATTCATTAGTTACTCCTGCGGCAAATATGACTAATATTTCTGTCGATGGCAGTGGCGCGACCGTTAATGTCAGCAATGAACAAGATTGCGCTATTACAACAGCAAACGTTGTAACTGCATGTCTAGATTCGGGAACTACTGACCCATTGGATGATGTGTTTACTGTTACAACCAACCCTTTGGGGAATAACCTGTCAGGCAGTTACTCTGTATCTGGCGACATCACCGCAGCGGGTGTCGCATATGGCTCAGCACAACGAGTCCCGGATAACAGCACAACGTTCCCGATAAGTAATGGAAATTTAACCATTACTCTGCAAGATAGTGCGTCAGCATCGTGCCAGTTAAGTAACATTACAATTTCAGCACCTGCAACATGTTCGGGAAGTACTGCGGTACAACCTGACCTTGAGCTGAGTAAAGAGGCTTATACCATCAGTGGGACACCAGTTAGCGGTTCGCTCGCTTCAGGTGATCGGGTCGTTTATCGCCTAGTAGTAAAGAACCTTGGTACTGGTTCTGCGACGGGTGTTGTGGTCAGCGACCCTTTACCCAATGAGTTGAGTTATATCAGTGATGATGCATCGGGTAGTCATGATGGCTCTACAGCTGGTGGAGTGGTGACATGGAGTATTCCAACCATCAATCCGGGTGAAACGGTTACAATTAATCTGACCGTTAAGATAAATTAG
- the rraA gene encoding ribonuclease E activity regulator RraA: MTFKTADLLDDNEDKPLQVVQPGFNNYGGRSKFSGEIVTIKIYEDNSLVRELAAEDGKGKVLVIDGGGSTRCALLGDMLAEKAVKNGWNGIVVYGLIRDSVDIGQMDIGVKALGTLPLKSVKRGVGLRNEVVRFHDVTFTPGQYLYSDEDGMIVSAAPLLGE; the protein is encoded by the coding sequence ATGACATTCAAAACAGCCGACCTCTTAGACGATAACGAAGACAAGCCACTGCAAGTGGTGCAGCCGGGTTTCAACAACTACGGTGGTCGCAGCAAATTCTCTGGCGAAATCGTCACTATTAAGATTTACGAAGACAACTCCCTAGTACGCGAACTGGCTGCCGAAGATGGCAAGGGCAAAGTGCTGGTGATTGACGGCGGTGGTTCTACCCGTTGCGCCCTGCTGGGCGATATGCTCGCTGAAAAAGCGGTGAAAAACGGCTGGAACGGCATCGTCGTTTACGGTCTGATCCGCGATTCCGTCGATATTGGTCAAATGGACATTGGCGTGAAAGCCCTTGGCACATTGCCGCTGAAAAGCGTCAAGCGTGGTGTGGGTTTGCGTAACGAAGTGGTGCGTTTCCACGATGTCACCTTCACACCGGGTCAATACCTGTACTCAGATGAGGACGGAATGATCGTGTCTGCTGCTCCTTTGCTTGGTGAGTAA
- the aceA gene encoding isocitrate lyase translates to MTREAQIAALEKDWAENPRWANVKRTYSASDVVRLRGSLQVDHTLAKRGAAKLWDLVNGGAKKGYVNAFGAISAGQAMQQAKAGLEAVYLSGWQVAADGNTSETMYPDQSLYAYDSVPTMVRRINNTFKRADEIQWGRGISPTDEGGLDYFLPIVADAEAGFGGVLNAFELMKNMITAGAAGVHFEDQLAAVKKCGHMGGKVLVPTSEAVEKLVSARFAADVMGVPTVILARTDAEAANLITSDHDANDKPFLTGERTAEGFYRVKNGLEQAISRGVAYAPYADMVWCETGTPDLGFAREFAQAVQAACPGQLLSYNCSPSFNWKKNLDDKTIAAFQDELSAMGYKYQFITLAGIHVNWFNTFQFAHAYARGEGMKHYVNMVQEPEFAARDKGYTFVSHQQEVGVGYFDDVTTVIQGGASSVTALTGSTEEEQFH, encoded by the coding sequence ATGACTCGCGAAGCGCAAATTGCAGCTCTGGAAAAAGACTGGGCAGAAAATCCACGTTGGGCAAACGTTAAGCGTACTTACAGCGCATCTGATGTTGTACGCCTGCGTGGTTCCTTGCAAGTTGACCATACACTGGCAAAACGTGGTGCAGCCAAATTGTGGGATCTGGTTAACGGCGGCGCGAAAAAAGGCTACGTAAATGCTTTTGGCGCTATCAGCGCAGGTCAAGCGATGCAACAAGCCAAAGCGGGTTTGGAAGCGGTTTACCTGTCCGGCTGGCAGGTTGCTGCTGACGGCAATACCTCAGAAACCATGTACCCTGACCAATCTTTGTATGCATACGATTCCGTACCCACCATGGTTCGCCGTATCAACAACACCTTCAAGCGTGCTGACGAAATCCAATGGGGTCGTGGCATCAGCCCAACTGACGAAGGCGGTCTGGACTACTTCCTGCCTATCGTTGCGGACGCAGAAGCCGGTTTCGGCGGTGTTCTGAACGCTTTTGAACTGATGAAGAACATGATCACCGCAGGCGCGGCTGGTGTTCACTTTGAAGACCAATTGGCTGCGGTTAAAAAATGCGGTCACATGGGTGGTAAAGTATTGGTTCCAACTTCTGAAGCAGTTGAAAAGCTGGTTTCTGCACGTTTCGCTGCTGACGTAATGGGTGTTCCTACCGTTATCTTGGCACGTACTGACGCAGAAGCGGCTAACCTGATCACGTCTGACCATGATGCTAACGACAAGCCGTTCCTGACTGGCGAGCGTACTGCTGAAGGTTTCTACCGCGTTAAGAATGGTCTGGAACAAGCGATCAGCCGTGGTGTTGCTTACGCGCCTTACGCTGACATGGTGTGGTGTGAAACCGGTACGCCTGACCTTGGCTTTGCACGTGAATTCGCTCAAGCGGTTCAAGCAGCTTGCCCAGGCCAATTGCTGTCTTACAACTGCTCACCGTCTTTCAACTGGAAGAAGAATCTGGATGACAAAACCATCGCTGCGTTCCAAGACGAACTGTCGGCAATGGGCTATAAGTACCAGTTCATTACCTTGGCGGGTATCCACGTCAACTGGTTCAATACCTTCCAGTTCGCACACGCTTACGCACGCGGCGAAGGCATGAAGCACTATGTCAATATGGTTCAAGAACCAGAATTTGCTGCACGTGACAAAGGTTACACCTTCGTTTCTCACCAGCAAGAAGTGGGCGTTGGCTACTTCGATGACGTGACTACCGTAATCCAAGGTGGTGCTTCATCCGTAACAGCGTTGACTGGCTCTACTGAAGAAGAGCAGTTCCATTAA